In a genomic window of Lathamus discolor isolate bLatDis1 chromosome 4, bLatDis1.hap1, whole genome shotgun sequence:
- the HSPA13 gene encoding heat shock 70 kDa protein 13 isoform X2, with protein sequence MAGQMAVLGSAVLALLLAGYLAQQYLPMPAPKVIGIDLGTTYCSVGVFLPGTGLVKVIADENGHNSIPSIVSFTDKGVYVGYDGLELADSNPQNTIYDAKRFIGKIFSSEELKSESSRYPFKIFNNNGSAEFSLTTNETFRITPEYIGSRLLLKLKTMAEEYIGMPVSKAVISVPAEFDERQRNSTIKAANIAGLKILRVINEPTAAAMAYGLHNADVFNVLVVDLGGGTLDVSLLNKQGGMFLTRAMAGNNKLGGQDFNQRLMLYLYNQLHQMYGSLPTRKEEIHRLRQAVEAVKLNLTVHETATLRVLLTMPERKPTKDLPDSEVKPNNVVKDEPSQKTGDLKNPGDTSKVENNFVKVVFETEISRKLFETLNEDLFEKILVPIEQVLKDGHLQKAEVDEIVLVGGSTRIPQIRKVIQDFFGKEPNTSVDPDLAVVMGVAIQAGIVVACNHSISIVSLHRGFLKRC encoded by the exons ATGGCCGGGCAGATGGCGGTGCTGG GTTCAGCTGTTTTGGCTCTCCTGTTAGCTGGCTACCTAGCACAGCAGTACTTACCAATGCCTGCACCAAAAGTAATCGGGATTGATCTTGGCACAACTTACTGCTCTGTTGGTGTCTTTCTTCCTGGAACAGGGCTGGTGAAGGTTATTGCAGATGAAAATGGGCACAACAGCATTCCAAGTATAGTCTCTTTCACGGACAAAGGTGTCTATGTAGGATATGATGGCCTAGAACTGGCTGACTCAAACCCTCAGAACACCATATATGATGCAAAAAGATTCATTGGGAAAATCTTCAGTTCGGAAGAACTGAAAAGTGAAAGTAGCAGGTATCCCTTTAAG ATTTTCAACAACAATGGATCAGCTGAATTTTCTTTGACAACTAATGAAACCTTTCGCATCACTCCAGAGTATATTGGCTCTCGGCTGCTGCTGAAATTGAAGACAATGGCAGAAGAATATATTGGCATGCCTGTTTCGAAGGCAGTCATCTCCGTGCCAGCAGAGTTTGATGAAAGGCAACGGAATTCAACCATTAAGGCAGCTAATATTGCAG GGCTAAAAATTTTGAGAGTTATCAATGAACCCACAGCTGCAGCTATGGCTTATGGACTCCACAATGCTGATGTGTTTAATGTTCTGGTGGTGGATTTGGGTGGAGGAACTTTGGATGTGTCTCTGTTGAACAAGCAGGGAGGGATGTTCCTCACACGAGCCATGGCAG GTAACAACAAACTTGGAGGACAGGATTTTAATCAGAGGTTGATGCTGTATTTATACAATCAGCTCCATCAAATGTATGGTTCCCTGccaacaagaaaagaagaaatacatcgcCTCAGACAGGCTGTGGAAGCAGTTAAGTTAAATCTGACTGTTCATGAGACAGCTACGCTAAGGGTGTTGTTGACTATGCCAGAAAGGAAGCCTACAAAAGACCTTCCAGATAGTGAGGTAAAACCAAACAATGTGGTGAAAGACGAGCCTTCACAAAAAACAGGAGACCTGAAAAATCCTGGAGACACCTCAAAAGTAGAGAACAACTTTGTCAAAGttgtgtttgaaacagaaatcTCTAGGAAGCTGTTTGAGACGTTAAATGAGGACCTTTTTGAGAAGATTCTTGTGCCCATTGAACAAGTGTTGAAGGATGGCCACCTCCAGAAAGCAGAAGTGGATGAAATTGTGTTAGTGGGAGGCTCCACCCGGATACCTCAGATACGCAAAGTTATTCAGGATTTCTTTGGAAAGGAACCTAACACCTCCGTAGATCCCGACCTAGCAGTTGTAATGGGAGTAGCTATCCAAGCAGGAATTGTTG TTGCATGCAACCATTCCATCAGCATTGTTTCACTTCACAGAGGATTCCTGAAACGCTGCTAA
- the HSPA13 gene encoding heat shock 70 kDa protein 13 isoform X3, translated as MPAPKVIGIDLGTTYCSVGVFLPGTGLVKVIADENGHNSIPSIVSFTDKGVYVGYDGLELADSNPQNTIYDAKRFIGKIFSSEELKSESSRYPFKIFNNNGSAEFSLTTNETFRITPEYIGSRLLLKLKTMAEEYIGMPVSKAVISVPAEFDERQRNSTIKAANIAGLKILRVINEPTAAAMAYGLHNADVFNVLVVDLGGGTLDVSLLNKQGGMFLTRAMAGNNKLGGQDFNQRLMLYLYNQLHQMYGSLPTRKEEIHRLRQAVEAVKLNLTVHETATLRVLLTMPERKPTKDLPDSEVKPNNVVKDEPSQKTGDLKNPGDTSKVENNFVKVVFETEISRKLFETLNEDLFEKILVPIEQVLKDGHLQKAEVDEIVLVGGSTRIPQIRKVIQDFFGKEPNTSVDPDLAVVMGVAIQAGIVGGSWPLQVSAIEIPNKHLRKTNFN; from the exons ATGCCTGCACCAAAAGTAATCGGGATTGATCTTGGCACAACTTACTGCTCTGTTGGTGTCTTTCTTCCTGGAACAGGGCTGGTGAAGGTTATTGCAGATGAAAATGGGCACAACAGCATTCCAAGTATAGTCTCTTTCACGGACAAAGGTGTCTATGTAGGATATGATGGCCTAGAACTGGCTGACTCAAACCCTCAGAACACCATATATGATGCAAAAAGATTCATTGGGAAAATCTTCAGTTCGGAAGAACTGAAAAGTGAAAGTAGCAGGTATCCCTTTAAG ATTTTCAACAACAATGGATCAGCTGAATTTTCTTTGACAACTAATGAAACCTTTCGCATCACTCCAGAGTATATTGGCTCTCGGCTGCTGCTGAAATTGAAGACAATGGCAGAAGAATATATTGGCATGCCTGTTTCGAAGGCAGTCATCTCCGTGCCAGCAGAGTTTGATGAAAGGCAACGGAATTCAACCATTAAGGCAGCTAATATTGCAG GGCTAAAAATTTTGAGAGTTATCAATGAACCCACAGCTGCAGCTATGGCTTATGGACTCCACAATGCTGATGTGTTTAATGTTCTGGTGGTGGATTTGGGTGGAGGAACTTTGGATGTGTCTCTGTTGAACAAGCAGGGAGGGATGTTCCTCACACGAGCCATGGCAG GTAACAACAAACTTGGAGGACAGGATTTTAATCAGAGGTTGATGCTGTATTTATACAATCAGCTCCATCAAATGTATGGTTCCCTGccaacaagaaaagaagaaatacatcgcCTCAGACAGGCTGTGGAAGCAGTTAAGTTAAATCTGACTGTTCATGAGACAGCTACGCTAAGGGTGTTGTTGACTATGCCAGAAAGGAAGCCTACAAAAGACCTTCCAGATAGTGAGGTAAAACCAAACAATGTGGTGAAAGACGAGCCTTCACAAAAAACAGGAGACCTGAAAAATCCTGGAGACACCTCAAAAGTAGAGAACAACTTTGTCAAAGttgtgtttgaaacagaaatcTCTAGGAAGCTGTTTGAGACGTTAAATGAGGACCTTTTTGAGAAGATTCTTGTGCCCATTGAACAAGTGTTGAAGGATGGCCACCTCCAGAAAGCAGAAGTGGATGAAATTGTGTTAGTGGGAGGCTCCACCCGGATACCTCAGATACGCAAAGTTATTCAGGATTTCTTTGGAAAGGAACCTAACACCTCCGTAGATCCCGACCTAGCAGTTGTAATGGGAGTAGCTATCCAAGCAGGAATTGTTGGTGGGTCCTGGCCTCTTCAAGTCAGCGCTATAGAAATTCCTAATAAGCATTTACGGAAGActaattttaactga
- the HSPA13 gene encoding heat shock 70 kDa protein 13 isoform X1: MAGQMAVLGSAVLALLLAGYLAQQYLPMPAPKVIGIDLGTTYCSVGVFLPGTGLVKVIADENGHNSIPSIVSFTDKGVYVGYDGLELADSNPQNTIYDAKRFIGKIFSSEELKSESSRYPFKIFNNNGSAEFSLTTNETFRITPEYIGSRLLLKLKTMAEEYIGMPVSKAVISVPAEFDERQRNSTIKAANIAGLKILRVINEPTAAAMAYGLHNADVFNVLVVDLGGGTLDVSLLNKQGGMFLTRAMAGNNKLGGQDFNQRLMLYLYNQLHQMYGSLPTRKEEIHRLRQAVEAVKLNLTVHETATLRVLLTMPERKPTKDLPDSEVKPNNVVKDEPSQKTGDLKNPGDTSKVENNFVKVVFETEISRKLFETLNEDLFEKILVPIEQVLKDGHLQKAEVDEIVLVGGSTRIPQIRKVIQDFFGKEPNTSVDPDLAVVMGVAIQAGIVGGSWPLQVSAIEIPNKHLRKTNFN, from the exons ATGGCCGGGCAGATGGCGGTGCTGG GTTCAGCTGTTTTGGCTCTCCTGTTAGCTGGCTACCTAGCACAGCAGTACTTACCAATGCCTGCACCAAAAGTAATCGGGATTGATCTTGGCACAACTTACTGCTCTGTTGGTGTCTTTCTTCCTGGAACAGGGCTGGTGAAGGTTATTGCAGATGAAAATGGGCACAACAGCATTCCAAGTATAGTCTCTTTCACGGACAAAGGTGTCTATGTAGGATATGATGGCCTAGAACTGGCTGACTCAAACCCTCAGAACACCATATATGATGCAAAAAGATTCATTGGGAAAATCTTCAGTTCGGAAGAACTGAAAAGTGAAAGTAGCAGGTATCCCTTTAAG ATTTTCAACAACAATGGATCAGCTGAATTTTCTTTGACAACTAATGAAACCTTTCGCATCACTCCAGAGTATATTGGCTCTCGGCTGCTGCTGAAATTGAAGACAATGGCAGAAGAATATATTGGCATGCCTGTTTCGAAGGCAGTCATCTCCGTGCCAGCAGAGTTTGATGAAAGGCAACGGAATTCAACCATTAAGGCAGCTAATATTGCAG GGCTAAAAATTTTGAGAGTTATCAATGAACCCACAGCTGCAGCTATGGCTTATGGACTCCACAATGCTGATGTGTTTAATGTTCTGGTGGTGGATTTGGGTGGAGGAACTTTGGATGTGTCTCTGTTGAACAAGCAGGGAGGGATGTTCCTCACACGAGCCATGGCAG GTAACAACAAACTTGGAGGACAGGATTTTAATCAGAGGTTGATGCTGTATTTATACAATCAGCTCCATCAAATGTATGGTTCCCTGccaacaagaaaagaagaaatacatcgcCTCAGACAGGCTGTGGAAGCAGTTAAGTTAAATCTGACTGTTCATGAGACAGCTACGCTAAGGGTGTTGTTGACTATGCCAGAAAGGAAGCCTACAAAAGACCTTCCAGATAGTGAGGTAAAACCAAACAATGTGGTGAAAGACGAGCCTTCACAAAAAACAGGAGACCTGAAAAATCCTGGAGACACCTCAAAAGTAGAGAACAACTTTGTCAAAGttgtgtttgaaacagaaatcTCTAGGAAGCTGTTTGAGACGTTAAATGAGGACCTTTTTGAGAAGATTCTTGTGCCCATTGAACAAGTGTTGAAGGATGGCCACCTCCAGAAAGCAGAAGTGGATGAAATTGTGTTAGTGGGAGGCTCCACCCGGATACCTCAGATACGCAAAGTTATTCAGGATTTCTTTGGAAAGGAACCTAACACCTCCGTAGATCCCGACCTAGCAGTTGTAATGGGAGTAGCTATCCAAGCAGGAATTGTTGGTGGGTCCTGGCCTCTTCAAGTCAGCGCTATAGAAATTCCTAATAAGCATTTACGGAAGActaattttaactga